The sequence below is a genomic window from Acidilobus saccharovorans 345-15.
AAGGTCGTGCTAACGGCTGAGGGAGCCACCGCCAGTGACACCTTAGGCGCCAGCGTGGCAGGCTTCATAAGCGCCCTCCCGGACAGCTACATCAAGCCCCTCATAGCAAGGACGTACTTCAGGGTGAAGTCAAGGAATGGCATAGCTGAGAGGGCCCCCTACGGCTTAGCTAAGGTCGAGGCCTCGCTCGTGGCTAAGGGCGTGGTTAGCAGGGACGAGGTTGTCATAGCCAGCCCCTATGAGCTTGACAAGGTCATAGGGTCCAACACTAGAGTGCTTGGGATATATGTCATGGACCCCCTCGGGCTCAGCTTTGGAAGCGGGATAGTTTACTGGATACTTAAGCTTGCCGGCCTGCCCTACAGGGGCATACCGTTCATCGCCAGGTCCTTCCTGGAGATATTTACAAACCCGGCAGTTAAGGCGCACAGGAACCACATGAAGATAGTTGTCGGAGGGCCGGCCACGTGGCAGCTGACAGACACCGGTTATCATAGGAAGCTTGGAGTGGATGTTGTATATGAGGGGGAGTTCGAGAGCCTCGGCCCCTCGGTGTTCTCCAGGCTTCTAAGGGGGGAGCCCCTGCCCCCGGTGGTCTCAGCCCCTCCAGCTAAGCTTGAGGACATCCCGACGATATTGACGCCTGCGAACGGGGGACTGGTGGAGGTCTCAAGGGGCTGCGGCAGGGGCTGCTCCTTCTGCACCCCGACGCTCAGCGGCGCCATAAAGTCGCTCCCATTTGAGGGCCACATAGATCAGGAGATAAGGGTCAACATAGAGAGGGGTGGGATGAAGGACATAAACCTTCACAGCGAGGAGTTCTTTAGGTACGGAGCCAAGGGCATAGAGCCCAACCCTGAGAAGGTCATCGAGCTCACCAGGAAGGCCTACAGGCTTGTCAAGTCGTATGGCGACGAGTATACTATATCCACGGACTTTACAACGGCCGCCGCGGTGGCCTACAGGCCTAAGATGGTTGAGGAGGCCGCGCAGTACATAAACGAGGGTGACAGGAGGACATTCATAGAGATGGGCATAGAGACGGGCTCCCCGAGGCTGCTGAGGAAGCTCATGCCCGGTAAGGCCCTTCCCTACACGCCGGAGCAGTACCCTGAGGTGGTGGAGCAGGCCATAGGCATACTCAACGATAACAGATGGGTAGTGGTTGGCACAATGATAGTTAACCTCCCCGGGGAGACCGAGGACGACGTAATTTATGACTTAGAGCTCCTGGATAGAATTAAGAAGCTGAGGGTGATAACGTTCCCGCTGCCATTCATACCCATGGGGGCCCTGAGGCACACATACTTCACCATCTTAAACAAGATGCTGCTGGACCCGGTCAGAGGGCAGTTCATACTTGAGGCTCTTTCAAAGGCCTTCAGCGAGGCCGCAGCTGACATGGATATGGCCGTGGAAAAGATGGAGAACCCCTTTGCTAAGGTAATAATAGGGAGGCTTGGCAAGACGTTGGCTTCCATGCTGGTTAAGCGTTATGAGGAGGCAATGAGCGAGCTCGCCTCGAGGAGGTTGAAGGTACCAGAGGTGAGCGAGAGCTACACGACGTTAAGGACTACCGCCTATTGAAGTATATGTTTACATGTTTTGGAGGCGAGTCGCTATATAAAGAAAAGAAAAGGGTTTTAATATTTTAATCAACAATTTAGAATATTAAGAAAAGGAAGGGAAAGCTATGGGGTGCCAAGTGGCAGGAATCGTTTTACGACGAGCTTGCGCTGAGGACCCCCCATGGAAGAAACGCCACGACTGAGACTACAGCCACTATGATGCTTGCTGGTATGAAGCCTATGATCGAGAGGGCGCCATCGCTGCCTATGTAGGACATGAGTACTATGAAGCCCAGGTATACAAGGTACCATAAGGAGCTGAGAAGGCTTCCTTTGACCCTAAATACGGCGCCAAAGATCAGGGCGCCGGCAAGCCCTATGGCCACTGCGTAGGGCACCGCGGGCCAGCCGCTCCAGAATGATATGAGAGAGGCGCTGGCAAAGGCCAGGGCCGCCCATATCCATGAGCCTGGCAACCTGTACTCCTTAGGTATCAGGTTCTTCCTGTGGCCAGCGAGCATTGCCACGGGGAGAGTTGCAAACGCCAGGTAGCCGCCCACCACGGCGTCCTGGAGCATAGCATATATTGTGGGCACTGGGGCCGTCAGGAAGGTCAGAACGGCTGCAATTATAGCAAACACTATGAGGGCCCAGTAGGGGATCGCGTAGGACTCGCTTATTTCCTTAAGCTTCTCCGGCATGTAGCCCGACCTTGCCATAGAGAACAGCACCCTGACCCCGCTGCCCAGGTATATGTAGCCTGTGACGAATGGGCCTAGTATAGCGACGACTAGCGTCAGGTAGAGCGCAAGCGAGGACCTGGCGGCGTTTGCTAAGTCTACGAAGGGATTCCCTGGCAGGTAGCCCACTGCCGTCCAGTTACCGGGCGTTATGCTAAGCGAGCTCCACTTTAACCCGCCAATGAAGACCACGCTGAACAGTATATAGAAGAGCGTCTGGCCCAGCACCGTTAGCAGTATGGCCTTTCCTAAGAACGACTTATCCTTTACCTCCTCGGCGAAGTCGGGTATAACCCTTATGCCGCCATATGCGAACATGGCAAAGGGTATCGCCAGGAAGACGCCGCTGAACCCAAAGGGCATGAAACCTCCTTTGACTGCTGAGAAGTTCCTGAAGTCGAAGAACGCAAAGGCCAGGGCCAGCGCTGCGGCAACGTAAACGAGCAGCTTTATAATGCCGACCGAGGCCGTGGCCTTACCAAAGGCCTTCACGCCGAAGTAATTGAATGGCACGAAGAGCAACAGGAGCAGGGTTCCCACCACTGCGCCTTGTAGGGTCGGAATAGTGGTGTGTGGGACTATTAGTGACGGAAATATGAACGAGAGGCCCTCGACAGTGGCCAGGGCCTCTATCGGAGGTATGAAGAGGTACCAGACCAGGTTCATAAACGATGATATCAGGTTTAGGATGTTACCATGGGTATACAGGGGGTACCTGGCAGGCCCTCCGGCCTCGGGCCAGGTAAGGGCAAGTTCTATAATAGGTATTGATATGAATGTGTAGAATATGGCGCCGAGAACCCATGCCATTACTAAGCTCGGCCCTGCCTCAACGGCCATCTGCGCGGGCGCGAAGAGGACGCCGGTTCCCACGGCGCCCACTATCCCGGCTATCAGTATCTCAAGGAAGGAAAGCTCCTTCCTCAGGGACCTGCTCGGTGTGCGCGCCACCTAAAACGCCGACCTCACGGCGACAGTCATGCCTTAAAGGTATTAATGTATGTACACAGTTATTGTATAGATCTTTATGTAGAGCATGCATGGCTATACCTACCCTTGATGCGGCGAACAGCAAGCTGCGCTTAGAAACAATCATTAAT
It includes:
- a CDS encoding B12-binding domain-containing radical SAM protein, whose amino-acid sequence is MRTVWVKAVSEGFKVVLTAEGATASDTLGASVAGFISALPDSYIKPLIARTYFRVKSRNGIAERAPYGLAKVEASLVAKGVVSRDEVVIASPYELDKVIGSNTRVLGIYVMDPLGLSFGSGIVYWILKLAGLPYRGIPFIARSFLEIFTNPAVKAHRNHMKIVVGGPATWQLTDTGYHRKLGVDVVYEGEFESLGPSVFSRLLRGEPLPPVVSAPPAKLEDIPTILTPANGGLVEVSRGCGRGCSFCTPTLSGAIKSLPFEGHIDQEIRVNIERGGMKDINLHSEEFFRYGAKGIEPNPEKVIELTRKAYRLVKSYGDEYTISTDFTTAAAVAYRPKMVEEAAQYINEGDRRTFIEMGIETGSPRLLRKLMPGKALPYTPEQYPEVVEQAIGILNDNRWVVVGTMIVNLPGETEDDVIYDLELLDRIKKLRVITFPLPFIPMGALRHTYFTILNKMLLDPVRGQFILEALSKAFSEAAADMDMAVEKMENPFAKVIIGRLGKTLASMLVKRYEEAMSELASRRLKVPEVSESYTTLRTTAY
- a CDS encoding APC family permease; the encoded protein is MARTPSRSLRKELSFLEILIAGIVGAVGTGVLFAPAQMAVEAGPSLVMAWVLGAIFYTFISIPIIELALTWPEAGGPARYPLYTHGNILNLISSFMNLVWYLFIPPIEALATVEGLSFIFPSLIVPHTTIPTLQGAVVGTLLLLLFVPFNYFGVKAFGKATASVGIIKLLVYVAAALALAFAFFDFRNFSAVKGGFMPFGFSGVFLAIPFAMFAYGGIRVIPDFAEEVKDKSFLGKAILLTVLGQTLFYILFSVVFIGGLKWSSLSITPGNWTAVGYLPGNPFVDLANAARSSLALYLTLVVAILGPFVTGYIYLGSGVRVLFSMARSGYMPEKLKEISESYAIPYWALIVFAIIAAVLTFLTAPVPTIYAMLQDAVVGGYLAFATLPVAMLAGHRKNLIPKEYRLPGSWIWAALAFASASLISFWSGWPAVPYAVAIGLAGALIFGAVFRVKGSLLSSLWYLVYLGFIVLMSYIGSDGALSIIGFIPASIIVAVVSVVAFLPWGVLSASSS